GGTCTAACATTCCATATGGAGACTATCAAATTTTTGAAACGAAAGCACCGACATATACAAAAGAAGATGGTACAAAAACTTCTTATCAATTATTAAAAGACCCCATTGATGTAAAGATTAGCGAAAATAATCAAACGGTTAAATTAACGATAGAAAATAATAAAAGTGGATGGATTCTTCCGGTAACGGGTGGTATAGGAACGACTCTTTTTACTGTAATAGGCCTTACTTTAATGCTTACAGCGGCATTTGTTTTCTTTAGAAAAAAGTTTGCTAGAAATTAAGATTTTAGGAACATGTAACCATATGAAAAGAGGAGAAGCAAAATGCTTCCCTCTTTTCGATATTTAAGCATATACAGAGGTGGAAATATGAAACGAAATCTTGTTTTGGGAGGTATTTTTTTATTTGGATTAGGTATTTTTTTATATCCTACTATTAGTAATTGGTTGGCGACCCGTGCACATTATTCTGAGATTAGCTCTTACGATAAGAAGATTAAAGCATTACAAAAGAAAGAAGTCGAACGTAGGGAAAAAGAAGCAGCCGAATATAATAAACAAGTTCAAACTTCCACGAAAACATTTACAGATCCATTTTCTGAAAAAAAAAGTAATCATCAAGCGTATGCTGATGCGTTAAATTTAGGAGATGTAATGGGGTATATTGAAATATCGAAAATTAATATAAAACTGCCAATCTATCAAGGGACCTCTGAGGAAGTATTGAGTCGCGGGATAGGTCATTTAGATTTTTCTTCGCTCCCGGTAGGTGGAGAAAATACGCACACTATTTTAACAGGGCATCGTGGTTTACCATCAGCAAAATTATTTACAGATTTAGATAAGTTGAGCAAAGGAGATCTTTTTTATCTTCATTCTTTAGACAAAGTTCTTGCTTATAAAGTAGATCAAATTAAAGTAGTGTTACCACACGAAACGGACGATCTACAAATTGTACAAAATAAAGATTATACAACTTTAATTACGTGTACGCCTTA
This DNA window, taken from Bacillus cereus ATCC 14579, encodes the following:
- a CDS encoding class C sortase — encoded protein: MKRNLVLGGIFLFGLGIFLYPTISNWLATRAHYSEISSYDKKIKALQKKEVERREKEAAEYNKQVQTSTKTFTDPFSEKKSNHQAYADALNLGDVMGYIEISKINIKLPIYQGTSEEVLSRGIGHLDFSSLPVGGENTHTILTGHRGLPSAKLFTDLDKLSKGDLFYLHSLDKVLAYKVDQIKVVLPHETDDLQIVQNKDYTTLITCTPYGINTNRLLVRGERVELNEKEKQKVSTEIVIFNKWTVIVTILLLCVFLVEIYKKRFT